Proteins from a genomic interval of Candidatus Palauibacter scopulicola:
- a CDS encoding TonB-dependent receptor yields MLVLVNGKRRHGVAFAKLLAAAGQGTTGTDLRAIPVHAIERIEVLREGAASQYGSDAIAGVINIVLKDDASGVSAATFLGRTSRGDGLRLFTSANAGVPLGDGFFNITMEVARQEVTNRAGVAPTCFGPDPSYGPCADGGKVIQLQRNGEPDYRGAAFMANAAVPVGESAEFYAFGGYSAREAVSDGLYRKADWVPRSVSYVYPDGFFPVEESDLMDKSAVAGLRGDVGEWSGDLSLGFGHGRFAFGAENSINPSYAAEFLAMNPGADGASIAANAGPRNTFSGGLNVRQWTLNADATRELEVGSTPAFLAVGGAFRRDSYWMEAGDRASWACGPSDTPGSFPAAHHQNDGTAYASCGMQGYPGYSTTSASLSEQDRNSVGAYADMELRSPSGRTLGGALRFEHYTDAGSSVTGKLAGRVGLGETGAALRAAVSTGFRAPRLPQRGFNTIGFVGGSEGLVSAGFLPEGDPIACSDFGACSLDHETSLSFTGGLVYSNDAGLLVTADYYRVAVSDAIALTRSLDPSHGLRPGAQFQGRPVDAVAFWTNAIDTRTQGFDVAATWRFRGMDWGAADLGASLHRNSTKITANRNEDFIGDTQRTLIEDAQPGQRIGVSADIRFAQGLGARFGLNRIGSVTTPFIFEENVTIDAATIADLEVSFRVGDRIRVGVGANNLLDRLPNRLPDDAVAQLWTMEYPSESPYGVAGRLWYVRVNLTGN; encoded by the coding sequence GTGCTCGTCCTCGTCAACGGCAAGCGGCGGCACGGCGTCGCCTTCGCGAAGCTGCTCGCGGCGGCCGGGCAGGGGACGACGGGCACGGATCTGCGCGCGATTCCGGTCCACGCCATCGAACGGATCGAAGTCCTGCGCGAGGGCGCGGCTTCGCAGTACGGCTCCGACGCGATCGCCGGCGTGATCAACATCGTGCTCAAGGACGACGCGAGCGGGGTGAGCGCGGCCACCTTCCTCGGTCGAACCTCGCGGGGCGACGGATTGCGGCTGTTCACGTCGGCCAACGCCGGGGTGCCGCTCGGCGACGGCTTCTTCAACATCACGATGGAGGTCGCGCGGCAGGAGGTCACGAACCGGGCGGGCGTGGCTCCCACCTGCTTCGGCCCCGATCCGTCCTACGGTCCCTGCGCGGATGGCGGGAAGGTCATCCAGTTGCAGCGAAACGGCGAGCCGGACTACCGGGGCGCGGCGTTCATGGCCAACGCCGCCGTCCCGGTCGGAGAATCGGCCGAGTTCTACGCGTTCGGGGGATACTCCGCGCGCGAAGCGGTCTCGGACGGCCTGTACCGCAAGGCGGACTGGGTGCCCCGTTCGGTCAGCTACGTCTATCCGGACGGCTTCTTCCCCGTCGAGGAGTCGGACCTCATGGACAAGTCCGCCGTGGCGGGGCTGCGGGGCGACGTGGGCGAGTGGTCGGGAGACCTCAGTCTCGGGTTCGGGCACGGCCGGTTCGCCTTCGGCGCCGAGAACTCGATCAACCCGTCGTACGCGGCCGAGTTCCTGGCCATGAATCCCGGCGCCGACGGAGCCTCCATCGCGGCCAACGCCGGACCGAGGAACACGTTCAGCGGCGGACTCAACGTGCGGCAGTGGACGCTGAACGCCGACGCGACGCGGGAGCTCGAGGTGGGTTCGACCCCGGCGTTTCTGGCCGTCGGCGGCGCCTTCCGGAGGGATTCGTACTGGATGGAAGCGGGCGACCGGGCCTCGTGGGCGTGCGGGCCGAGCGATACGCCCGGCAGCTTCCCGGCGGCTCATCATCAGAACGACGGGACGGCCTACGCGAGCTGCGGGATGCAGGGCTACCCCGGATACAGCACAACCTCGGCTTCGCTGAGCGAACAGGACCGCAACAGCGTCGGAGCGTACGCCGACATGGAGTTGCGCTCGCCGAGCGGTCGCACGCTGGGCGGCGCGCTCCGTTTCGAGCACTACACGGACGCCGGAAGCTCGGTGACCGGCAAGCTGGCCGGCCGCGTGGGACTGGGCGAAACGGGCGCCGCGCTCCGCGCCGCCGTCTCCACCGGCTTCCGGGCGCCGCGACTCCCGCAGCGGGGGTTCAACACGATCGGCTTCGTGGGCGGCAGCGAGGGCCTGGTGAGCGCCGGATTCCTGCCCGAGGGCGATCCGATCGCGTGTTCCGATTTCGGGGCCTGCTCGCTGGACCACGAGACGTCGCTCAGCTTTACGGGCGGACTCGTCTATTCCAACGACGCCGGTCTGCTGGTGACGGCGGACTACTACCGCGTCGCCGTCAGCGACGCGATCGCCCTGACCCGGAGCCTCGATCCGAGCCACGGGCTGCGGCCCGGCGCGCAGTTCCAGGGTCGGCCGGTGGACGCCGTGGCGTTCTGGACCAACGCGATCGACACGCGCACGCAGGGGTTCGACGTGGCGGCGACCTGGCGCTTCCGCGGCATGGACTGGGGGGCCGCGGACCTGGGGGCCAGCCTGCACCGGAACAGCACGAAGATCACCGCGAACCGCAACGAGGACTTCATCGGAGACACCCAGCGCACGCTGATCGAGGACGCCCAACCCGGGCAGCGGATCGGCGTCAGCGCCGACATCCGGTTCGCTCAGGGTCTCGGCGCGAGGTTCGGCCTGAACCGGATCGGCTCCGTCACGACCCCGTTCATCTTCGAGGAGAACGTCACGATCGACGCGGCGACCATCGCCGACCTGGAAGTCAGCTTCCGGGTGGGCGACCGCATCCGGGTGGGCGTCGGCGCGAACAACCTGCTCGACCGCCTGCCGAACCGCCTCCCGGACGACGCCGTGGCCCAACTCTGGACGATGGAGTACCCCTCCGAGTCCCCCTACGGCGTGGCGGGCCGCCTCTGGTACGTGCGAGTGAACCTGACCGGCAACTGA
- a CDS encoding HAD hydrolase-like protein produces MSATWMQTARRLLPRLASLSRRIRPTFHLDSVNGLSAGRVRDLGVEAVLWDVDGTLMAHHAGRVDPALAAGFEDLLRAPGLRHAIVSNCQEARFAELGEIFPAVPVLLGYETGAGAAFRVRRGPRASWRGPGAAAASSTGDGTPGELRPIRKPSRRLVRAALEELDIADRPEAALMVGDQYFTDIASANLAGVRSAKVPTLHRASFPAPVRWSQRLEAVLYRLKHGLPRPGGA; encoded by the coding sequence GTGAGCGCGACGTGGATGCAGACGGCGCGACGGCTCCTCCCGCGGCTCGCGAGCCTGTCGCGCCGGATCCGGCCCACGTTCCACCTCGACTCGGTGAACGGCCTGAGCGCCGGGCGCGTGCGCGACCTGGGCGTCGAGGCCGTCCTGTGGGACGTCGACGGCACGCTGATGGCGCACCACGCCGGACGCGTGGATCCGGCGCTCGCGGCCGGGTTCGAGGACCTGCTCCGGGCGCCGGGGCTGCGGCACGCGATCGTCTCCAACTGCCAGGAGGCGCGCTTCGCCGAGTTGGGGGAGATCTTCCCCGCGGTCCCGGTGCTGCTCGGATACGAGACCGGGGCCGGGGCGGCATTCCGCGTCCGCCGCGGACCGCGCGCGTCGTGGCGCGGCCCCGGCGCGGCGGCGGCTTCCTCCACCGGCGACGGGACCCCCGGGGAGCTGCGGCCGATCCGCAAGCCGAGCCGCCGGCTCGTGCGAGCCGCGCTCGAGGAGCTGGATATCGCGGACCGTCCGGAGGCGGCGCTGATGGTGGGGGACCAGTACTTCACGGACATCGCGTCGGCGAACCTGGCCGGCGTTCGCTCCGCGAAGGTGCCCACCCTGCACCGGGCCAGCTTCCCGGCCCCGGTCCGCTGGTCGCAGCGGCTCGAGGCGGTGCTTTACCGGCTGAAGCACGGCCTTCCGCGGCCGGGCGGCGCTTGA
- a CDS encoding amidohydrolase yields the protein MEPVDTLILGPLVVTMDAGERILDTGAVAVREGEIAAVGTREELAGCEAAETIDATGRLLMPGLVNAHTHLGDSLFRSLVEELPLEAWLERLWISEREFVSRESVELGARLSLAEMIRSGTTCALDMFWFPEAAADAALGAGFRLVTGPIFFDFDGPDGVSVEDRIATGERWLDRYAEEPLITPCVQPHNALTVSPDGMRAARGLADRDGILFHTHCSETATEVRQTIERFGRTPVAHLDELGILDARTVLAHCVHLDDDDFVRLRRAGAAVLHNPLSNLKLGSGIAPVARMLEEGIPVALGTDGPVSSNDLDMWTAMRFAGLLQRGVHMDPVITPALEIVRMATTVGAEALGLGNRVGQLAEGYRADLILIDLDRPHLTPMYDVYGHLVYTVGRDDVRSVMVDGRWAMRDRALETIDETTVLAKMEQLAAEIERHAARLEPA from the coding sequence ATGGAACCTGTAGACACGCTCATCCTCGGCCCGCTCGTCGTCACGATGGACGCCGGGGAACGGATTCTCGACACCGGCGCGGTCGCGGTGCGGGAGGGGGAGATCGCCGCCGTCGGGACCCGCGAGGAACTCGCGGGCTGCGAGGCCGCCGAAACGATCGACGCGACCGGGCGCCTCCTCATGCCGGGGCTCGTGAACGCGCATACGCACCTGGGCGATTCCCTCTTCCGGAGCCTGGTGGAGGAGTTGCCGCTCGAGGCGTGGCTGGAGCGTCTCTGGATCTCCGAGCGCGAGTTCGTCAGCCGCGAGAGCGTCGAACTGGGCGCGCGGCTCTCGCTGGCGGAGATGATCCGGAGCGGGACGACGTGCGCGCTCGACATGTTCTGGTTCCCGGAGGCCGCCGCCGACGCGGCGCTGGGGGCCGGCTTCCGGCTCGTCACCGGGCCGATCTTCTTCGACTTCGACGGACCCGACGGCGTCTCCGTGGAGGACAGGATCGCGACGGGCGAGCGCTGGCTGGACCGCTACGCCGAGGAGCCGCTGATCACACCGTGCGTGCAGCCGCACAACGCGCTCACGGTGTCGCCGGACGGCATGCGGGCGGCGCGCGGCCTCGCCGACCGCGACGGGATCCTCTTTCACACGCACTGCTCCGAGACGGCCACCGAGGTGCGGCAGACGATCGAACGTTTCGGGCGTACGCCGGTCGCGCACCTCGACGAACTCGGCATCCTCGACGCGCGCACGGTGCTCGCGCATTGCGTCCACCTGGACGACGACGATTTCGTGCGCCTGCGGCGGGCGGGGGCGGCGGTCCTTCACAATCCGCTCTCGAACCTGAAGCTCGGGTCTGGGATCGCGCCGGTCGCGCGCATGCTGGAGGAGGGCATCCCGGTGGCGCTCGGCACGGACGGGCCGGTGAGTTCGAACGATCTCGACATGTGGACCGCGATGCGCTTCGCGGGGCTGTTGCAGCGGGGCGTTCACATGGATCCGGTCATCACGCCCGCGCTTGAAATCGTCCGCATGGCGACGACGGTCGGGGCGGAGGCGCTGGGGCTGGGCAACCGCGTCGGGCAGCTCGCGGAAGGCTACCGGGCCGACCTCATCCTGATCGACCTCGACCGCCCGCACCTGACGCCGATGTACGACGTGTACGGACATCTCGTCTACACGGTGGGCCGCGACGACGTCCGCTCGGTGATGGTCGACGGCCGCTGGGCGATGCGAGACCGCGCGTTGGAAACGATCGACGAAACCACCGTCCTCGCCAAGATGGAGCAACTGGCCGCCGAGATCGAGCGCCACGCCGCCCGCCTCGAACCCGCCTGA
- a CDS encoding type II toxin-antitoxin system VapC family toxin — protein sequence MFLLDTDVLSELRRPDRTPAIANWLSSRRTVDLHLSVVSIGEIERGIARQRARDAAFAEALASWLDRVLRLYGDRILGIDAPTARRWGHLSASIGHQGADLLADLLIAATALEHGLTVVTRNVGHYEPTGVSVLDPTRPPSE from the coding sequence ATGTTCCTTCTGGACACGGACGTGCTGTCCGAGCTCCGCCGGCCGGATCGCACACCGGCCATCGCGAACTGGCTCTCCAGCCGGCGAACCGTGGACCTCCATCTGAGCGTGGTCTCCATTGGCGAGATCGAGCGGGGCATCGCCCGGCAGCGCGCCCGCGACGCGGCGTTTGCCGAGGCGCTCGCCTCCTGGCTGGACCGCGTGCTCCGGCTGTACGGGGACCGCATCCTCGGCATCGACGCTCCGACGGCGCGGCGCTGGGGCCATCTGTCGGCCTCGATCGGCCATCAGGGGGCGGATCTGCTCGCGGATCTGCTCATCGCGGCGACCGCCCTCGAACACGGTCTGACCGTGGTGACGCGCAACGTCGGCCACTACGAACCGACGGGCGTCTCCGTGCTCGACCCGACCAGGCCGCCGTCGGAATAG
- a CDS encoding DUF885 family protein, producing MARSRLRPSFILAGIAVLAVAYLLVQVAPEREGSGAMGGPDSHADLVALFDEWREFERPAFTDGVPDYSAPAMARQRQALPRWQARLGSGAPEGWSVPEQIDWHLVRAEMNGLDFDHRVRRPWARDPGFYVTIFAAESDVPAHEGAVIHGWIDLWTYDYPLSEADAAELAGRIGATPALLEQARENLADSNARDLWLAGPRAFRGQVRDLDDLAARVAGTSAALDRSIADARAASEAFIAWLEEEAPSRTGPSGVGRENYTWYMQNVHLVPYSWEEQVTIMRRELARAHSSMRLEENRNRHLPELERIASAEEYDRRLNESVDRYMRFLDEEEVQTTEEWMAPALRAVNGSFTPAEPGEIRNFFSEVNYRDPDAFRPHMHHWIELAQMRVDPHASPIRATPSLYNIFDSRSEGLATGVEEMFMHLGLLEGSPRSRELTWIMLAQRAARALSGLYLHGEVFDMEEAVAHAMKWTPRGWLPDGALVRGEQSLYLRQPGYGTSYVTGKIQIEELLSEYAIQEGGDFSVKRFFDAFYDIGVIPIVLTRWEMIGEKDPVLGAN from the coding sequence ATGGCACGCAGCCGACTCCGTCCCTCGTTCATCCTTGCGGGAATCGCGGTTCTCGCCGTCGCCTACCTTCTCGTGCAGGTGGCGCCGGAGCGGGAGGGTTCGGGAGCGATGGGAGGCCCTGACTCGCACGCGGACCTCGTCGCGTTATTCGACGAATGGCGGGAATTCGAGCGCCCCGCGTTCACGGATGGCGTGCCCGACTACTCGGCGCCGGCGATGGCGCGCCAGCGGCAGGCACTTCCACGGTGGCAGGCGCGGCTGGGCAGCGGCGCCCCCGAGGGCTGGTCCGTGCCGGAGCAGATCGACTGGCACCTGGTCCGCGCCGAGATGAACGGGCTCGACTTCGATCACCGCGTGCGCCGTCCATGGGCGCGCGACCCCGGTTTCTACGTGACGATCTTCGCGGCGGAGAGCGACGTGCCGGCCCACGAAGGGGCGGTCATCCACGGTTGGATCGACCTCTGGACCTACGACTACCCGCTCTCGGAGGCGGATGCCGCCGAACTCGCGGGCCGCATCGGCGCGACGCCCGCGCTCCTCGAGCAGGCGCGCGAAAACCTCGCGGACTCGAACGCGCGCGACCTCTGGCTTGCCGGCCCGCGGGCCTTTCGGGGCCAGGTGCGGGACCTCGACGACCTCGCGGCGCGGGTGGCCGGGACGAGCGCCGCGCTCGACCGGTCCATCGCCGACGCCCGCGCCGCCTCGGAGGCGTTCATCGCCTGGCTGGAGGAGGAGGCGCCCTCCCGCACCGGACCCTCCGGCGTGGGACGGGAGAACTACACGTGGTACATGCAGAACGTGCACCTCGTCCCGTATTCGTGGGAGGAACAGGTCACGATCATGCGGCGCGAACTCGCCCGCGCCCACTCTTCCATGCGGTTGGAAGAGAACCGCAACCGGCACCTGCCGGAACTCGAGCGCATCGCCTCGGCGGAGGAATACGACCGGAGGCTGAACGAATCCGTCGACCGCTACATGCGCTTCCTGGACGAGGAGGAGGTGCAGACGACGGAGGAGTGGATGGCGCCGGCCCTCCGCGCCGTGAACGGGAGCTTCACGCCCGCCGAACCCGGCGAGATCCGGAACTTCTTCTCCGAGGTGAACTACCGCGACCCGGACGCCTTCCGGCCGCACATGCACCACTGGATCGAACTCGCGCAGATGCGGGTGGACCCGCACGCGAGCCCGATCCGGGCCACGCCATCCCTCTACAACATCTTCGACTCCCGCTCGGAGGGACTCGCCACGGGGGTGGAGGAGATGTTCATGCACCTCGGGCTGCTCGAGGGTTCGCCACGGTCGCGCGAACTCACTTGGATCATGCTGGCCCAGCGGGCGGCGCGGGCGCTGAGCGGCCTCTACCTGCACGGCGAGGTGTTCGACATGGAGGAGGCCGTGGCCCATGCCATGAAATGGACGCCGCGGGGCTGGCTGCCGGACGGCGCCCTCGTGCGCGGCGAGCAGAGCCTCTACCTGCGGCAGCCGGGGTACGGGACGAGCTACGTGACCGGGAAGATCCAGATCGAGGAACTGCTCTCGGAGTACGCCATCCAGGAGGGCGGCGACTTCAGCGTGAAGCGGTTCTTCGATGCCTTCTACGACATCGGGGTCATCCCCATCGTCCTCACCCGCTGGGAGATGATCGGAGAGAAGGATCCCGTCCTGGGGGCGAACTGA
- a CDS encoding uracil-DNA glycosylase, with protein MTDPVLAAIEREVTACRKCPRLVEWRERVARERRAAFRDDTYWGRPVPGFGDPAARLLIVGLAPAAHGANRTGRMFTGDRSGDWLYRALHRAGFASQPDSTARHDGLVLRGAWVTAAVRCAPPANKPTAGERERCRGYLERELDFFAAAPVIVALGGFSFAALLRIFRERDEAVPRPAPRFGHGVEVEVGRRLLIGSYHPSQQNTFTGTLTEPMFDAIWTRAAQLVTPPQCP; from the coding sequence TTGACGGACCCGGTCCTCGCCGCGATCGAGCGGGAGGTCACGGCCTGCCGGAAGTGCCCGCGGCTCGTCGAGTGGCGCGAGCGCGTGGCGCGGGAACGCCGGGCCGCCTTCCGCGACGACACGTACTGGGGCCGTCCGGTGCCGGGCTTCGGCGATCCGGCCGCGCGCCTCCTCATCGTCGGGCTCGCCCCGGCCGCGCACGGCGCCAACCGCACCGGGCGCATGTTCACCGGTGACCGGTCCGGCGACTGGCTCTACCGCGCCCTGCACCGCGCCGGGTTCGCCTCGCAGCCCGACTCGACCGCCCGGCACGACGGGCTGGTGCTCCGGGGCGCCTGGGTGACCGCCGCCGTGCGCTGCGCCCCGCCCGCAAACAAGCCCACCGCCGGGGAGCGCGAACGGTGCCGGGGCTACCTCGAGCGCGAACTCGACTTCTTCGCCGCCGCCCCCGTCATCGTCGCCCTGGGCGGGTTCTCGTTCGCCGCGCTACTGAGGATCTTCCGCGAACGCGACGAAGCCGTCCCGCGCCCCGCGCCCCGCTTCGGCCACGGCGTGGAGGTCGAGGTCGGCCGCCGCCTGCTGATCGGCTCCTACCACCCGAGCCAGCAGAACACCTTCACCGGCACCCTCACCGAACCCATGTTCGACGCCATCTGGACCCGCGCCGCCCAACTCGTCACGCCACCTCAATGTCCGTGA
- a CDS encoding S8 family serine peptidase: MDRVRAALGIPEDISVSGKGVRVAVIDTGVDATHPDLDGRIDLDASKNYGLTRGLDDYAGHGTHIAGIIAGDAALVQRGPQLEAFGAPPSNQ, encoded by the coding sequence GTGGATCGCGTCCGCGCCGCCCTCGGCATACCTGAAGACATCTCTGTTTCGGGTAAGGGAGTTCGCGTCGCCGTAATCGATACGGGCGTGGATGCGACACACCCTGATCTCGACGGCAGGATCGATCTGGACGCAAGCAAGAACTACGGGCTTACCCGCGGTCTCGACGATTACGCTGGGCACGGTACTCACATCGCGGGGATCATCGCGGGAGATGCTGCACTGGTGCAACGAGGGCCTCAGCTCGAAGCCTTCGGAGCGCCCCCGTCCAACCAGTGA
- a CDS encoding serine hydrolase: MKLLGRVVPLATCIVLAACAPQAEGPGWPGETWPVSTAEAEGVDPVAIDSLIADIDAGRYGLIDQFLLIRNGRVIADRRWDHGARYAELLTAQEDTADHQYNYDHPSWHPYYRDTDLHSLQSVTKSVTSVAFGIAVDEGHIPGAEASAWPYFEAYGVDLADPRRAATTLEDFLTMRSGIDWAVPGQTYDDGTHPTVVLEASDRWIDYVVAQPVGTDPGTRFDYNDGVSVLLGKVVREASGQRLDAWAEERLFRPIGIDEYYWKIAPDGEVDSEGGLYLSTHDLARVGYLMLRGGEWDGRQVVSRQWVETSTSPVVPDVAPDNDRPDTGYGYQWWVPVHEDGETRVFAGNGYGGQFIHIVPEHDLISVFNGWTLHEQPELFSWTALQDRILPAIVPADDASP, from the coding sequence ATGAAGCTCCTCGGCCGAGTTGTCCCGCTTGCGACATGCATCGTCCTCGCCGCCTGCGCGCCGCAGGCGGAGGGGCCCGGCTGGCCGGGCGAGACGTGGCCCGTTTCCACGGCGGAGGCGGAGGGCGTGGACCCGGTCGCGATCGACTCGCTGATCGCCGACATCGACGCCGGGCGGTACGGCCTCATCGACCAGTTTCTCCTCATCCGCAACGGGCGCGTGATCGCGGACCGCCGCTGGGACCACGGCGCGCGCTACGCCGAACTTCTCACCGCGCAGGAGGACACGGCCGACCACCAGTACAACTACGATCACCCCTCATGGCACCCGTACTACCGGGACACGGACCTGCACTCGCTCCAGTCCGTGACCAAGAGCGTGACCTCGGTCGCGTTCGGCATCGCCGTGGACGAGGGCCACATCCCGGGCGCGGAAGCGTCGGCCTGGCCGTATTTCGAGGCGTACGGCGTCGATCTCGCCGACCCTCGCCGCGCCGCCACCACGCTCGAGGACTTCCTCACCATGCGGAGCGGGATCGACTGGGCCGTCCCCGGCCAGACGTACGACGACGGTACCCACCCCACAGTCGTACTGGAGGCGAGCGACCGGTGGATCGACTACGTCGTCGCGCAACCCGTGGGGACGGATCCCGGCACCCGCTTCGACTACAACGACGGCGTGAGCGTCCTGCTGGGGAAGGTCGTGCGCGAGGCCAGCGGGCAGCGGCTCGACGCGTGGGCGGAGGAACGCCTCTTCCGTCCCATCGGGATCGACGAGTACTACTGGAAGATCGCCCCCGACGGCGAAGTCGACAGCGAGGGCGGCCTCTACCTGTCCACCCACGACCTCGCCCGCGTCGGCTACCTCATGCTCCGGGGCGGGGAATGGGACGGCCGGCAGGTCGTCTCCCGGCAATGGGTCGAGACCTCGACCTCACCCGTCGTGCCCGACGTCGCCCCCGACAACGACCGGCCCGACACGGGCTACGGATACCAGTGGTGGGTGCCGGTGCACGAGGACGGCGAAACGCGCGTATTCGCGGGGAACGGCTACGGAGGCCAGTTCATCCACATCGTGCCCGAACACGACCTCATCTCCGTCTTCAACGGCTGGACGCTCCACGAGCAGCCCGAACTCTTCAGCTGGACCGCCCTCCAGGACCGCATCCTCCCCGCCATCGTCCCCGCGGACGACGCCTCCCCCTGA
- a CDS encoding type II toxin-antitoxin system Phd/YefM family antitoxin, which translates to MTEWPLHDAKNRFSAVVTAAVAGEPQRVTRHGKPAVVVISVGEYERLRRLEGATAPTFAELLLSMPGGGEDVERLEVAPRPVEL; encoded by the coding sequence ATGACCGAATGGCCGCTGCATGATGCCAAGAACCGATTCAGCGCCGTCGTTACCGCCGCCGTGGCGGGCGAGCCGCAGCGCGTGACCCGACACGGCAAACCGGCCGTCGTCGTGATCTCCGTCGGGGAATACGAGCGGCTCCGACGCCTGGAAGGGGCGACGGCCCCGACCTTCGCCGAACTTCTGCTCTCAATGCCCGGCGGTGGCGAAGACGTGGAGCGACTCGAGGTGGCCCCGCGACCTGTGGAGTTGTGA
- a CDS encoding type II toxin-antitoxin system VapB family antitoxin: MMSLNIKNEETCRLADELARLTGDTKTGAITIALKERLEREQRRRDADALMREMRAIGERCSKLIGPGVSSTDHGDLLYDEHGAPK, from the coding sequence ATGATGAGCCTCAACATAAAGAACGAGGAGACGTGCCGGCTGGCCGACGAGCTGGCGCGGCTGACCGGAGACACGAAAACGGGAGCGATCACGATCGCATTGAAGGAACGTCTGGAACGCGAGCAACGACGGCGCGACGCGGATGCGCTCATGCGGGAGATGCGCGCCATCGGTGAGCGGTGCTCGAAGTTGATCGGTCCGGGGGTCTCCTCCACCGACCACGGCGATCTGCTGTATGACGAGCACGGCGCGCCCAAGTGA
- a CDS encoding type II toxin-antitoxin system VapC family toxin — protein MIIDSSAILAILLNEPDGVRYRRAIAEATSRRISAATLLETAIVAEGKGGIRAGHELDRFLERTQVEVVPVTAEQAAVARDAWRCYGKGNHPAALNLGDCFAYALARTAGEPLLFKGNDFGLTDIEVA, from the coding sequence GTGATCATCGACTCATCCGCGATTCTCGCGATTCTGCTGAATGAACCCGATGGCGTTCGCTATCGGCGGGCCATCGCAGAGGCTACGTCGCGTCGCATCTCCGCCGCGACGCTCCTGGAGACGGCGATCGTGGCCGAGGGCAAGGGCGGGATCCGGGCCGGCCATGAACTCGACCGGTTCCTTGAGCGCACGCAGGTAGAGGTCGTTCCGGTCACGGCGGAGCAGGCTGCCGTCGCGCGGGATGCGTGGCGGTGCTACGGAAAGGGGAACCACCCGGCCGCGCTGAACCTGGGGGACTGCTTCGCGTACGCGCTCGCGAGGACTGCCGGCGAGCCGCTGCTGTTCAAGGGCAACGACTTCGGGCTCACGGACATTGAGGTGGCGTGA